Part of the Bombina bombina isolate aBomBom1 chromosome 8, aBomBom1.pri, whole genome shotgun sequence genome is shown below.
AACCTTTATCTGTAGTGCAGGCCCTGTGAGCCTGCACACTAACTCGCTAAGACTCCGGTGAGCGTAAAACGGCTCTGAACCGAAAAAACAAGTGCCCACATACAATATTTTCAGTTCACATCAACATGATTTTCTTTATGTATAGATGTTGTACATATATCTTTTCTATACAGCTTGCATACTTTATTATTATGTAATTGATTCACATTTTATGGTGTTAATATTGCAGATTGGGCAATTTGCATATTGCCATGGTTACATACTTTTGGCGCAATTGTCAGTAatggtttgatgggtggggcttagttgctatatattgcacactgttcacttgcactgttatctggtctgaggaaggggtctgcgaacacCGAAACGTCACCGTAATAAATATTTAATCATCTTTTGAaactaaacccagtgagtgcagtcctttttttaaatagactgtctgTATTATCGACTCCACACCCTGGTTGACGACCCTATTGCATtgagagtgcagacacacatggaggatatatatatatatgtatataaattggcgttttaaaaaaaaaaccaattacaTAGATATTAGGTGTATGTACATTATTTCATTTTCAGCTCTGGACTGTCTGTGCCCTCAGGTACTCCTGAGTGCAGCCCCAAAACGTTATTGATTGTGCATGATGCCTTGGAGATGGCTGCACTTAACCTAGTATTATTCTATTTGTGATTAAAATACTGATTATTTTAATTAAAGCAGCCTAATAGTCAAAaggttacatgctctaattcattagaacatttCTTTTTACACCTACTagcaaccctgcactactgtgtgtttaaccccagaaaaggagttaaacacacagtagaattgCTGCTcaggaactgcagagcactgcaAGTCCCAAGCTGAAACCGTCACTAATCCAATGAACAGTGATGGTTGCACAGCATCATGTGACTGCAGGGGTCAAACACATTTAGtactgcagggtcaatagtcttaaaatgacatgttctaacaaattaaagcatgtaatttgtCTATATGTGTCTGTGagacatgtatctatgtgtgtgtgtgtatgcgtgtgtttatgtgtgtgtgtgtgtgtatatatatatatataaatatatatatatatatatatatatatatatatatgtgtgtgtgtgtgtgtgtatatgtgtgtatatatgggtatgtgcgtgtgcttgtgtgtctatatatgtgtatgtatgtgtgtgtatgcatatatgtgtgtatatgtgtgtgtgtgtgtgtgtgtctgtgtgagacatgtatctatgtgtgtgtgtgtgtgtgtatatgtctatttgtgtgtgtatgtgtgcgtttatgtgtctgtatatatgggtaattgtgtatatgtgtatgtatgtgtgtgtatatatgtgtgcatatatgtgtatgtgtgtgtgtgtgtgtgcatatgtgcttgtgtgtctatatgtgtgtgtatatgtgtatgtatgtatgtgtgtgtatgtatatgtttatttgtgtgtgtgtgtgtgtgtatgtgtgtttcacATATACTACGGTCTTTTGTGTCATACCCAAACAGAAAAACAATCCACAGAAGTGGGAGTGTATTGTTGGCCCCTCTAGAAATTAATGGCTTAAGCACACGTCAAATTCCAAGAAATCACTGAGTGGTAGGAGGTGTGTGTGCAGATAGGCTGTGGTGGAGAAGGTCAGCCATGAAttattgtgagagtgtgtgttttattaGCCAGACACCAGCTGCTGGTCCCACAGGAGAGTGTCTCCTGTCTGGGGAGGTTTTTAGTTACAAGCACGGGATGTATAGCATTTCAAAGGCTGACCGTGCTTTCCTTGAGACGGATCTCACAgcacatatatgggaaaggcagcAAACAGAAGTAAGAGGGAGTTGAGTTACCAGAAGATCCTAAATATGCAACCCATTAACCTTTAGGGAATGAGAGCTGCATATTCAGGTGTGGATCCCATGACTACTGCAATGAGTGTGGCATTTGCATTTTATGTGGGGCTAAAAGCAAATAAGTTCCACACTCTGTTTGgaatttaagtttgttttttttactataatttaaGGTTCATGAGAGGACTTTGGGCTTTCCATAAACTGTCTATTACTTTACCTTTGGCAAAGCAATGGAAGCTCCCTCTAGAGGAAGCTTGGTTCTGACTGATTGAACTTGGCTAAAATCTACCAAGAGTTTAAAACATTATCAGGTCAGATAAAAATCTATGTTTTAAAATTAGCCTGGCTCAGCAaacaaacattttaatattttttttttatttatatttttaattcagGAAATCAGTTGGTACATTGTTACAATATAGATGtcacaataaataaaatagaagTATTACAAATGGTGATATAATAATATATGACAAAAAAAAGCCATTCCATTTTTACATTATTCTTTGTTAATAAATTTTACATTAAACAATTTTAACTGAAAATAttaggtgaagaaaaaaaaatcatataattgtcattttttttaatttcctggcAGAAAAGTAAGTGCAGGTCTTCCATCTTGACATGGATAAGTTGGCTCTTTCACATTGGGGAGTTATACGTTTTACAGAACTAAAGAGATGCTTCTAGTTGGGAATGGACATATTTGGAGCAGTTTATTATATAGGTTGATGAATCTGGTCCCATCAGACAAGATAGAGCAACCACAAAATAGACAATTATTCACTAAACAGGAAATCAGTCTAGCTAAGATTTTATTGTTATAGACACTATGAGCCTCATATAAGGAGGAACATCTATATGTCCCCAGACACAATGGGCAAGTGGTCCAGGACTGATTTCTTATCTCTCTTAGAAAAGGAAATCCCAACTGAGAATTTGCtgatatcacaaaagaaaaatgaggTCATCAAGTGACATAAGGAGTTTATTTTATGTCCAgggtgctgaaaaaaaaaaatctcctaactATGCTAATAACCAGTCAAGCATCTGCTTTTAGACTTTGATCATAGATTCCCTCTATATATAATTTTTCACATTTTGGTGTACTGTTAAATTATACAAAATCTTTAATAATAAgattttgcaaaaaataaagaacatatatttattaaataagtaATAGGATATAAATGAGCTATATAAACAGACAATTATAACaccattaaatattttatttaaaatattttgtacgTGGATTTTAGTTACTTATCTATGTTTGCAAAATGTTAGAGTTGTCGATGTAAAGAACTAATAATTATGCTAGAAATCCAATTATTCCAGTGTACCTAGATACCATTGTGTTTAGAGCACACTAGAACCAGATCAACAAAATATAagtcctcatttaaagggacatgaagtacaatatttttatttcatgattcagttagactagagaatagaattttaaacaactttctaatttacttctattatctagtcaaaattaaactttcatgattcagatagggcatacaattttaaacaactttccaattgacttttatcattaaatttactttgttcccttggtggtatttttgaaaagctaaacctaggtaggctcaaactgatttctaaaccgttgaaaactgccccttagctcagagcattttgaaagtttttcacagtactagttcatgtgtgtcatattagattgcattgtgctcactccggtggggttatttatgagtatgtactgattggctaaactgcatgtctgtcaaaaacactgagataaggggcaatctgcagaggcttagataaaaggtaatcacagaggtaaaacatatattattataactgttttggttatgcaaaactggggaatttgtaataaaggggttatctatctttttaaacaatacaaattctggtgtagactgtccctttaattctctatgTATCTTTGGTTGAAGAACATCAATGCACATGGTAAGccaatagccaccaatcagcagctcctaatcccacctatgtatgcttttaaacaaggatacagagagaacaaaacaaatgagacaaTACAGGacaattagaacgttgtttaaaattgcagttctttttgaatcataaaagaaaaaaaggtgggtttcatgtccctttaataatatgtatatggaATAACGAGTTTTGCTAAGATGCAATTAGTTTGTGGCTATTAGAACCTTTAATTtgattttaataattaaattaaaaatatatataattgtaaaatgcatataaatgatatgaaaataaattgtttaaccaaaATGTGCTGCAACAAACTTATTAAGGTGTTGGAAGTGATAATACAGCCTAGAGATATGTTAACATTTTAAATCATACCTGATCTGATGTAATTGTTCactatagtgtatatatgtgtgtatatatatatatatatatatatatatatatatgccaatgcTTTTATAACTATATAATCCTAGGGAAAGGCTATTAATGCACAGGAGGGTAAGTGAGCAGGAGCTCACATTGCCTTGTGGCTAATTTGCCAATTGAATCTGTGTAGGTGGCTGTGGCGGGAATAGGGACCCCTAGCAAGTCTTGAGATCCCCCTCCCTTCCCACGCAGCAAACAGTGTAATCTTCGCCCTTGGCAGAGCTTCAAGTGCAGCAGTGAGTCATAATGTGAGCTAAAATCGTGTTTTCCTAATTCCCCTCCACAGTGGAATAAAGCTGAATTCCTCTCTTTTATGAGGTGCTCTTTGTGCATCCAAGCAATTGAATTTAGAGCTGTGCAGAGTATCAGAGTTTATCTGCTCCTTGTCAATGAAGGGAAGGGAGTGACAGGCGCATTAACCCTCAGATCTCAGTTCCCAGGCAATTCAATAGGATCCCAACTTTCCTAAAGAACCCGCTGCAtaatagattagatttttttttttacttttaattatcTCTTGTCACAAAAGTGGCTTCATTCTCCCGCCTTGCCTCCCTTTTCTGCCAAAATAGTgacttttacattttattttgggaGGGAATCACAGAATGCAATACAATAATGGGAATTCTAAGCATCCAGAGTACAGGAATTCCTAAAAACCAATGTCAACAGATGGTAGATTAGATATCATATGGTAACCTATCCAGtgaagtgtcacgtgacagctagAATGGCTTTAATTGGCTATTTATTACACATTTGAACCAATTTACTCCATATTTAGACTGTCACATCACCCTTTTTTAAAATGAGTGTATTGaatgcttattatatatatatatatatatatatatatatatatatatatatatatatatatatatatatatatatatatatatacacaaattaatgtATATTAGGATTGTGTGTAAAGTGAAATTGTTCCCACCACCCATATTTCCCCACACAATAAATTTcatagtaaaacacatttttaataaagttttaaagaGTTTATTTCATAAAACTCCTGCATTTCTTAAAGTTTTTGACACAAAAACCAACACAATGTACTTTGGCATTACACGTCTTTTGTACGACTTGTACAAAACTAAAAAACATCTCAGCATAAgaggcttttttttattacaaaaacggTTCTCTTACACaagtatattttaataataaaaagtggatTCCCCATACTTGGAAATAAATATATAGTGCGAAGATTGTCCTCTAAGGCAAGGTCCCATATAACGGAACCAATAAACAAAAGTCTTTGGGTGGAGAAAGTTCGTTCACCAGGGCCTCCACACTGACTCAGTGGTGTCTGGCCCAGTACTGCCCCCCAGTGGGCTTACTGACTGGGGCATATGAGGCAACTTGTGGGCGAATGTGGTGAGTCCCTGCACTGGGGAGTGGGCTTGGGAGCCCCCACTTGAGGTCACGTTGGTATTGGCATATAGAGGAATAACTGGACCAGGGCTTGAGGCATATGCTGGGTTAGGTATAAGGAAGGCAAACTGTCCATCAGTGGCAGGGACCAACTGGAAACCACCCTGGAAGACCTTGGGAGAAGCGGACTCTGGTGGGCTCATCTTGCAGGTCATGGGGACTTGAGCTGTAGCCCCGGGAGCAGAGGGCAGCTGGACGTGTAGTGGCTGGTTGGATGGGGGCTGCTGATAATTCATAGCAACGATTTGTCCCAGGCAGCCCGAGAGATGACCCAGCAACCGGGTCCTGACCTCAGTGTTGACTCCTTCACAGGTTGAGAGGAATCTGGTCACTTCATTCATGCATTCATTGAATCCTGCTCTGTATTTGCCAAGGACGCTGGGATCAGCTGTTAGGGCAGCTATAAGGGCAAAGAtacaaaacattaaataaatgataTGCACAACCATCAGGATAAATAAAAAATCACAATTCATATCacatagatctatctatctatccaaccaTCTATCTAGCAATATGCACATGCTTCATCATATAGGTTGCTATAGTTGTGTATAATGAATAGGGAAAAGTATCTATGTTCAAAATGCTACAAATTAGTGGATCCAAAGAACGATACAATGAGACAAAACATATGTTCTGCAATTATAACTAAAAATGAAACATTTAATATAAACAGATGTAGGCTATTAAACCTAATCTATATCACTATTATAAATCGGGTCAAGACCTTTGTAAGGGGTTTTGAATAAATGTAAAATACATCATCAATATCCCAGTGTCTCCTACAAATGAGATATGTCACTAATATTAGATTGCAAAGAAGCCAATTTACCTGTCATTTGTACACGTTGTAGGTTCCTCAGGTGTTTGACTGTCATCTCTAGGATATCAGCCTTTTCCAGCTTGGAGTGTCTGGAGCTCTGTAGAGGATAACAAGAAGGTAGGTTAGAGTCATGGATCAACACCAGCACATAGCTAACATAGACAGTCACATGTTGCTAAGGGGGACAAGATGCTAGAA
Proteins encoded:
- the HES4 gene encoding transcription factor HES-4, with translation MPADSMEKPTASPIAGSPANSAHTPDKPKSASEHRKSSKPIMEKRRRARINESLGQLKTLILDALKKDSSRHSKLEKADILEMTVKHLRNLQRVQMTAALTADPSVLGKYRAGFNECMNEVTRFLSTCEGVNTEVRTRLLGHLSGCLGQIVAMNYQQPPSNQPLHVQLPSAPGATAQVPMTCKMSPPESASPKVFQGGFQLVPATDGQFAFLIPNPAYASSPGPVIPLYANTNVTSSGGSQAHSPVQGLTTFAHKLPHMPQSVSPLGGSTGPDTTESVWRPW